From the Corticium candelabrum chromosome 2, ooCorCand1.1, whole genome shotgun sequence genome, one window contains:
- the LOC134198225 gene encoding uncharacterized protein LOC134198225 isoform X1, translating to MKRFNSELEVIVFTNDVMKSTKCLLHKMMWCALVSALLTKAGAQNETLPAPLEFSSYEQVFYDRIHLTWQAPNVTTDFFGYKIDYFPEAQPKPAIHITFHLNVTNVIIHNLRGHTDYVFRLYAIRENKTGTEGIPAILNVMTIDARPFSPTLVEVSPLDTGGVAIKWLAPTIPFDGEIKQYEITLRPEGEGESHIVRTNSPTLLEKTVGGLKQKTTYFVSVKAVSSAGPGLMSEEWVVKTKEAEDDDTSLIIIMCCAIIIPVFLMVLFVLLYIFVLRPAFMSPRQESEEIAHDHCKTDTKLTELTNMNGSSTNPLVVNSEKPPLKE from the exons ATGAAGAGATTTAACTCAGAACTTGAAGTGATAGTCTTCACAAA TGACGTCATGAAGTCCACAAAATGTCTGCTGCACAAGATGATGTGGTGTGCATTAGTGTCTGCTTTGTTGACAAAAGCAGGAGCACAAAATGAAA CTCTGCCTGCTCCTTTGGAATTTAGTTCGTATGAGCAAGTATTTTATGATCGGATACACTTGACCTGGCAGGCACCAAATGTGACAACAGATTTCTTCGGTTATAAGATTGATTACTTTCCTGAGGCCCAACCGAAGCCTGCAATTCATATTACGTTTCATTTGAATGTAACAAATGTCATCATACACAATTTAC GTGGACACACTGATTATGTTTTTCGATTATATGCTATACGAGAGAACAAGACAGGAACCGAGGGTATCCCTGCCATCCTTAACGTTATGACCATTGATGCAC GTCCTTTTAGTCCAACTCTTGTAGAGGTATCCCCTTTGGATACAGGAGGTGTAGCAATCAAGTGGCTAGCACCTACAATACCATTTGATGGAGAAATCAAACAGTACGAAATCACGTTGAGACctgaaggagaaggagaaagTCACATTGTTCGAACGAACAGTCCGACACTGCTAGAGAAGACAGTTGGCGGGTTGAAACAAAAGACAACGTATTTTGTATCTGTAAAAGCTGTGAGCAGTGCAGGTCCTGGACTAATGAGTGAAGAATGGGTAGTCAAAACTAAAG AAGCTGAGGACGATGACACCTCTCTGATTATCATTATGTGCTGTGCCATCATCATTCCAGTCTTTTTGATGGTTCTCTTTGTTCTGTTGTACATCTTCGTACTCAGACCAGCCTTCATGTCACCACG cCAAGAATCAGAAGAGATTGCTCACGATCATTGCAAAACTGATACGAAGCTGACCGAGCTGACAAATATGAATGGAAGCAGCACCAACCCTCTAGTAGTGAACAGTGAGAAACCTCCTCTAAAAGAATAA
- the LOC134198225 gene encoding uncharacterized protein LOC134198225 isoform X2, with amino-acid sequence MKSTKCLLHKMMWCALVSALLTKAGAQNETLPAPLEFSSYEQVFYDRIHLTWQAPNVTTDFFGYKIDYFPEAQPKPAIHITFHLNVTNVIIHNLRGHTDYVFRLYAIRENKTGTEGIPAILNVMTIDARPFSPTLVEVSPLDTGGVAIKWLAPTIPFDGEIKQYEITLRPEGEGESHIVRTNSPTLLEKTVGGLKQKTTYFVSVKAVSSAGPGLMSEEWVVKTKEAEDDDTSLIIIMCCAIIIPVFLMVLFVLLYIFVLRPAFMSPRQESEEIAHDHCKTDTKLTELTNMNGSSTNPLVVNSEKPPLKE; translated from the exons ATGAAGTCCACAAAATGTCTGCTGCACAAGATGATGTGGTGTGCATTAGTGTCTGCTTTGTTGACAAAAGCAGGAGCACAAAATGAAA CTCTGCCTGCTCCTTTGGAATTTAGTTCGTATGAGCAAGTATTTTATGATCGGATACACTTGACCTGGCAGGCACCAAATGTGACAACAGATTTCTTCGGTTATAAGATTGATTACTTTCCTGAGGCCCAACCGAAGCCTGCAATTCATATTACGTTTCATTTGAATGTAACAAATGTCATCATACACAATTTAC GTGGACACACTGATTATGTTTTTCGATTATATGCTATACGAGAGAACAAGACAGGAACCGAGGGTATCCCTGCCATCCTTAACGTTATGACCATTGATGCAC GTCCTTTTAGTCCAACTCTTGTAGAGGTATCCCCTTTGGATACAGGAGGTGTAGCAATCAAGTGGCTAGCACCTACAATACCATTTGATGGAGAAATCAAACAGTACGAAATCACGTTGAGACctgaaggagaaggagaaagTCACATTGTTCGAACGAACAGTCCGACACTGCTAGAGAAGACAGTTGGCGGGTTGAAACAAAAGACAACGTATTTTGTATCTGTAAAAGCTGTGAGCAGTGCAGGTCCTGGACTAATGAGTGAAGAATGGGTAGTCAAAACTAAAG AAGCTGAGGACGATGACACCTCTCTGATTATCATTATGTGCTGTGCCATCATCATTCCAGTCTTTTTGATGGTTCTCTTTGTTCTGTTGTACATCTTCGTACTCAGACCAGCCTTCATGTCACCACG cCAAGAATCAGAAGAGATTGCTCACGATCATTGCAAAACTGATACGAAGCTGACCGAGCTGACAAATATGAATGGAAGCAGCACCAACCCTCTAGTAGTGAACAGTGAGAAACCTCCTCTAAAAGAATAA